The nucleotide window AGCATCGATACCGGGGAGCCGCTGGTTGTGTTCATCATCGACAGCACGCCGCTGGCCATTTCGGCCGCCATGCTCAGGCAGGCAAAGTAGATGCTGCGAAACGGATTTTTGGTCAGATACTTAAACGGCACCGTCACCGTGGCCCGAGCCGGCGTGATTTCGCGCACCCGCAGGCCGGCCAGGTAAGCCATGGGCAAACTGCGCAGCATAAACAGGCGCAGCTTCAGCGGGTTGGCAATGGTACGGCGAAAGGCGGCTGCCTGGGGCGTATCGGCGGGGGCAGGCACGGCGGCGGGCTGGGACATGGCAAAACGGGCTGGGTGAGGATACTGCAAAGAACAAAAAATATTCGGCATGCCGAATAGTACCCCTGGTTTTCTGCGCAGGCTTACCCAACTAAAACGCCCCACTTTCCGCAGAAAATGGGGCGTTCCAGGCAGCCGGCAGACTCCTGTTGCTTTAGCCTTTCTTTTCCAGCACCAGCACCACCTTGTTGAAGTTGGCCGCCGCGTTTACTACTTCGCGGAAGGCTTCGAAGTCCTTTTTGGGCCAGCGAATCTGCTGGTAGTGTTCCTTGATGGTCACCGTCACCTTCTGGCCCTCCACGGCGTAGCTCGACTGAAACAGGAACAGTGGGGCCGCCGCGTCGGGGCCAGCTTTCACGTTGTAGCTCAAATCCTTCAGGTTACGGATGCTGTAGCCGGCCGGCAGCTCGAAAGTGATGACGCGGTTGTAGCGGCGGTTAAACTCGTTTTCCACGTCGAACTGCCGGGCATCGGCCTGGTAGAGTTCCGACTGCGGCCCGAGCAGCTCGCCTACTTTGAACAAGTACTTCGGCCCGGCCCGGTTGAGCAGGGCCGCCGACTCCACCCCGGCCTCCACGATGAAGGGCTTGGCCAAGGGGCTCAGACCCCGCTCCCCGTTAACGACGTTCAGGCTTTTGAAGGTGGCGTCGGGCACGCAGCTTTTGATAAACTCCTGGGCTATTTCGGTGCGCTTGGCTTCCGGAATGAGGGAGTAGAATGGCTGAATCACCTGGGCGTTGTAGCCGCCCAAAATGTAGCGGATATTGACGGTGGACTTATCCAGGGTTGGGGCAAACTGCACGTTGATGTCCAGGTCGCTCGGGTTCTGGTCGGCGGCCAGGGTCGGGATGTCCTTCACCTTTCCCACCGCCGACTCGGTAGAGCCTAGCTTCACGGTCCGGATAAACAGACCGGGGTTGGCCGTCCACTCCGAAGGCACCATGCCGTAGCGGTAGTCGGGCCGGGCGGGGGCCAGCATCTGCTTGGTGGCCGGGAAGTAGAAAATGTAGTTGTCCAGGTAATTCCAGGTGTCGAACGACTCGTCGAAGGGCGACACGCTCCGGTCGGACGTCACTACTACTTCGTGCTCAATGCCCAGCTTGCGCAGCACCCCGGCAAACAGGCGGGCAAAGCCCAGGTCGGAAGCATTGCGGGTATTAATAATGCCCGAAAGCTCTGCCTCGGCGTATTCCTCCGAAGGGTTGAAGTTGGTTTTGATGTAGTTTTCCACGAACTGCACCTGCTCGGTTACGCCGCCGGCGGGCACTTTCATCAGCTTCAGCAGCTTGTCAAGGGCCTTTTGCTCATCCTTGGTGTAGGTGTAGAGCGAGCCGTGAATGTACTGGCTGGCTTCGGCCCAGGTAAAAAGCCGCTCCCGGCCCCGACTGGCATTATAGGCCAGCTTATACTCAATGCGCATCCGCTCGGCCTGGGAGTTGGCAAACGCCTCTTCCCGGGCAATGGCCACGTCCTTCAGGGCAATTCGCACCACGTGCTTGCCGCCAATTACGGTGTCGCGGCTGGCCTGGGGGCCGTGGTACACGCGAGTATCGAAGGTGAGCTGCTCGGGTGAAATCAACTCGAAGGTGACCGAACGGGCCGGCAAATCGGCTTGCAGGTACTCGCGGCCGAAGTAGTTGGGGCTGCGCTGCCGCATGTACACATATTCGATTTCACTGCCTTTCTCCACGCCTTCCACGGCAAAAATCTTGAAGCCCCGGGCCCCGTCCTGGTCTTTGAGCTCTTTGATGTTGCTTTGGTTGAGCTCTACCACCTCGCCCCGCGGACTAATCGTGCGGGCCTTGAGCCAGAGCAAGGCCCCATCCTGCACCGGCACGTAAATCTTGTTGAA belongs to Hymenobacter cellulosilyticus and includes:
- a CDS encoding DUF4442 domain-containing protein, producing the protein MSQPAAVPAPADTPQAAAFRRTIANPLKLRLFMLRSLPMAYLAGLRVREITPARATVTVPFKYLTKNPFRSIYFACLSMAAEMASGVLSMMNTTSGSPVSMLVVGMEAEFTKKAVGLIAFTSEDGLRIAQAIVESRATGEGRTVVCTSTGQDQAGDTVAVFRITWSFRAKKG
- a CDS encoding DUF3857 domain-containing protein, whose protein sequence is MIKSSFRLLGLTLALGWLLMLDVCAQAIPAGLTHASYTWDAKRKRLPLTEAETQLPALLLLDFTAQEYFYDEKTQKLGLYSTNHSIVRVNSTDAIERFNKIYVPVQDGALLWLKARTISPRGEVVELNQSNIKELKDQDGARGFKIFAVEGVEKGSEIEYVYMRQRSPNYFGREYLQADLPARSVTFELISPEQLTFDTRVYHGPQASRDTVIGGKHVVRIALKDVAIAREEAFANSQAERMRIEYKLAYNASRGRERLFTWAEASQYIHGSLYTYTKDEQKALDKLLKLMKVPAGGVTEQVQFVENYIKTNFNPSEEYAEAELSGIINTRNASDLGFARLFAGVLRKLGIEHEVVVTSDRSVSPFDESFDTWNYLDNYIFYFPATKQMLAPARPDYRYGMVPSEWTANPGLFIRTVKLGSTESAVGKVKDIPTLAADQNPSDLDINVQFAPTLDKSTVNIRYILGGYNAQVIQPFYSLIPEAKRTEIAQEFIKSCVPDATFKSLNVVNGERGLSPLAKPFIVEAGVESAALLNRAGPKYLFKVGELLGPQSELYQADARQFDVENEFNRRYNRVITFELPAGYSIRNLKDLSYNVKAGPDAAAPLFLFQSSYAVEGQKVTVTIKEHYQQIRWPKKDFEAFREVVNAAANFNKVVLVLEKKG